Genomic window (Streptomyces cadmiisoli):
CCATGCCCCGGACGGTCTCCACCTGCTGCGCGCCGAGCTTCTTGCGCAGCGACCGCACGTACACGTCCACGATGTTGGACCCGGGGTCGAAGTCGTAGCCCCACACATGGGACAGGATCTGCTCGCGGGACAGCACCTGGCCCGGATGCCTCAGGAACAGCTCCAGCAGGACGAACTCACGGGCCGTGAGGTCGACGGTCCGCTCCCCCGCCCTGGCCCGCCGGGTGCGCAGGTCCAGGGTGAGCGAGCCCGACCGCAGCACCGTCACCTCGGGAGCCCTGGCCGCCGTGCGCAGCCTCAGCCGCACCCGTGCCAGCAGTTCCTCGAAGCGGAAGGGCTTGGTCATCCAGTCGTCGGCGCCGCCCTCCAGACCGGCCACGGTGTCGCGTACGCAGTCCCGCGCGGTCAGCACGATCACCGGAACCGTCACCCGGGCCTCGCGCAGTTCGCGCAGCACCGTGAAGCCGTCCCGGCCGGGCAGGCCGATGTCGAGGACGACCAGGTCGAAACCTCCCGTGAGGGCGTACTCGTAGGCCGAGTCGCCGTCGCCGACCACGGTCGTGGTGAAGCCGTTGGCGCGCAGGCCCTTCTCGACGAAGGAGGCGATGCGCTCCTCGTCCTCGACGATGAGAATCCGGTTCACGTGCGTGCCTCTTCCAGGGTGAGTACGAAGGTGGCGCCGCCGCCTTCGGTGTCGTGCAGGCGGACGCGGCCGCCGTGCGCCTCGGCGATGGCGCGGACGATCGACAAGCCGAGCCCCGCGCCGGAGCCGCGGGCGCCACGGCGTGCGGTGCCGCGGCGGAACCGTTCGAAGATGACCTCGGTGTCCTGTGCCTGGACGCCGGGGCCGGAGTCGGCGACGTAGAGCTCCACCTGGGCGGCGTGGGAGCGCGAGCCGATGCGGATGGTCTGGCCCGGCGCCGTGTGCTGCACGGCGTTCTGCGCGAGCTGCACCATCGCCTGGGTGATGCGCTGGGGGTCCAGCACGGCCTCCCGGTCCGCCACCTCGGCCAGGTGCCAGTCCCGGTCGCCGAGGGTGCGGGCCTTGACGTAGACGTCGGCGGTCAGTTCGGCGAGCTGGACGGGTTCGGGGGTGACGAAGTCGGGGCGCTCGGCCTTGGCGAGGAGGAGCAGGTCCTCCACGATGCGGCTCATCCGGTCCAGTTCGTCGGTGACCAGGCGCACGGTCTCCTCGCGCTCGGCCGGGTCGTCGCCCATGAGTTCCAGGTGCCCGCGCACGATCGTGATGGGGGTGCGCAGTTCGTGTCCGGCGTCGTCGACGAACTCGCGCTGGGCTGCGAAGGCACGCTCCAGCCGGTCGAGCATCGCGTTGAACGTCTCGGCGAGCGCGGCCACGTCGTCCCGGCCGCGCACCGGGATGCGCCGGGTGAGGTCCTGCTCGGTGAGCTGTGCCGCGGCGGTGCGCACCAGGCGTACGGGCTTCAGGATCCGTCCGGCGACCACCCAGCCGACGCCGGTGGTCAGGACCAGGGCGACTCCGGAGATGGCGAGCAGGATGCGGAACACCGCGTCGGCGCCCTGCTGTTCGCGCTCGGGGTGGAAGGCGACGACAAAGGCGGCGTCCGGTTCATCGCCGGGCCGGGAGACGGCCACTTTGGCCCAGCGGATCTCACCCGAGGGCCGGTGCAGGGTCCCGGTGGAGGCGGACGACTCGAAGACGCGGCGCCGGGCGTCGGCGTCCTCGTAGAGGGGGACGCGCACGGGGATGTCCCGGGGCTGGAAGATCTGGGCGGGGTCGCGGCCCGCCCGGCCGACCAGGCCGATCAGTTCCTCGTCGCGGTCGGCGTACTGCCGCTCCAGGAAGACCCGCAGCAGCCGGGCGGGGTCGTCGAAGGGCCGGCCCGTCGCCGGGTCGACGCCGCGCTCGACGAAGTTGGTGAACTCGCCCGCCTCCTGCGCCAGCAGTCCGTTGATCCGGTGGTGGGCGTCCCGCAGCAGGATCGAGCGGGTGGTCGTGGCGACCGAGCCGAGCGCGACCGCCATCACGAGCAGCAGCCACAGCAGGATGCGGACGCGGGCGGAGATCCGCCGGCGGGGTGCGTCAGCCGTCGTCGGCTCCGTCGTCCGCTGCGTCGTCGTCGGCGCGGTCGTCCCCGGTCGGCCGGTCCGTGCCGGGTCGGCCGGAGTCGTCGTCGTCATCGTCGTCGTCCGAGGAGTTGTCGGTCACCCCGGGCCGGGGGACGGCCTCGTCGCTCGGTGTCGGCCCGGGACGGCTGGGCGTGGCGGAGCCACTGGGCAGGTCCACCTGCGAGGGCACCTCCGGGGTTTTCGGGCTGTCTGCGAGGGCGAAGCTGGTCGCGGCGATACCGACGGGAATCACCACGACCGCGGCGAGGGCCGCCAACCGGCGAGAGAAGACCATGGCATCGATCCTGCGCACCGGACCACTGCGGCAGGATGAGCCCCGGATGAGGATTTCTTCATCTGCGGGCCGCACCACCCCGCCGATTCGCCACGATCCTCCGCCTCTTCGTTGCGCACGTCCGCCCACCCTATGCGCGCTCCGCGAGTAGCCCGCGCCCGCGCGGTCCGCCAAGAACGCGCCAACCCCTGGCCATGAATTCACCATGCCAGGTCACGATTCAGCAGTGTGAACTTGACGGTGCGCGCTCGCGCATACGTTCTACCTCGTGAATTCTCACTCCACTCCCCACACATCCGCCGCGGTCCCGCCGGCCCGCCGCGCGCTGCTGCGCACCGCGGTGACCGGAGCGGCCGCCCTCGGTGTCGGCCTGGCCGTCACCTCCCCGGCCTCCGCCGCGCCGTCGGTCTCACGTCCGCGTCCCACCACTCCCGCCGAGGCCCTGCGCGAACTGGCCGCCGGCAACCGCCGTTGGCGGGCCCACCACCAGCGGCACCCCCACGAGTCGCCCGCCGTGCGGCAGGCGCTGACGGCGGGTCAGCACCCGTTCGCGATCGTGCTCGGCTGCGTCGACTCACGCGTCCCTCCGGAGCTGGTCCTCGACCAGGGCCTCGGGGACCTGCTCACCGTGCGCTCGGCCGGCGAGGTCCTGGACGAAGCCGTGCTCGGCAGCATCGCGTACGGGGTGCTCGAACTCGCCGTCCCGCTGATCCTGGTGCTCGGACACCAGTCGTGCGGCGCCGTGCGTGCCGCGGTCGAGGCCGACGAGTCCGGCCG
Coding sequences:
- a CDS encoding response regulator transcription factor codes for the protein MNRILIVEDEERIASFVEKGLRANGFTTTVVGDGDSAYEYALTGGFDLVVLDIGLPGRDGFTVLRELREARVTVPVIVLTARDCVRDTVAGLEGGADDWMTKPFRFEELLARVRLRLRTAARAPEVTVLRSGSLTLDLRTRRARAGERTVDLTAREFVLLELFLRHPGQVLSREQILSHVWGYDFDPGSNIVDVYVRSLRKKLGAQQVETVRGMGYRLPV
- a CDS encoding sensor histidine kinase, with the protein product MAVALGSVATTTRSILLRDAHHRINGLLAQEAGEFTNFVERGVDPATGRPFDDPARLLRVFLERQYADRDEELIGLVGRAGRDPAQIFQPRDIPVRVPLYEDADARRRVFESSASTGTLHRPSGEIRWAKVAVSRPGDEPDAAFVVAFHPEREQQGADAVFRILLAISGVALVLTTGVGWVVAGRILKPVRLVRTAAAQLTEQDLTRRIPVRGRDDVAALAETFNAMLDRLERAFAAQREFVDDAGHELRTPITIVRGHLELMGDDPAEREETVRLVTDELDRMSRIVEDLLLLAKAERPDFVTPEPVQLAELTADVYVKARTLGDRDWHLAEVADREAVLDPQRITQAMVQLAQNAVQHTAPGQTIRIGSRSHAAQVELYVADSGPGVQAQDTEVIFERFRRGTARRGARGSGAGLGLSIVRAIAEAHGGRVRLHDTEGGGATFVLTLEEART
- a CDS encoding small secreted hydrophilic protein, translating into MVFSRRLAALAAVVVIPVGIAATSFALADSPKTPEVPSQVDLPSGSATPSRPGPTPSDEAVPRPGVTDNSSDDDDDDDDSGRPGTDRPTGDDRADDDAADDGADDG
- a CDS encoding carbonic anhydrase, translating into MNSHSTPHTSAAVPPARRALLRTAVTGAAALGVGLAVTSPASAAPSVSRPRPTTPAEALRELAAGNRRWRAHHQRHPHESPAVRQALTAGQHPFAIVLGCVDSRVPPELVLDQGLGDLLTVRSAGEVLDEAVLGSIAYGVLELAVPLILVLGHQSCGAVRAAVEADESGRPLPAHIQYLADRIRPAIDHSQEGDARVDATIDANIRLVRSQLAAEPDLAAQVNAGRLAVVGARYELDSQLVHHIG